The Macrococcoides canis genome has a window encoding:
- the glgB gene encoding 1,4-alpha-glucan branching protein GlgB, translated as MVTDLDRFLFHQGTHYASQQFMGAHFNKDKGETTFTVWAPNARNVSIALDANDWTGSGYELEKVPDSGLYTGTFNVDIGTVYKYLIETEEGKQIFKADPYALYAEKRPATASIVTDITYEWSDEAWQKKKMTKSPYDQPINIYEVHLGTWKKHNVERHEGESIDAFTDRSYYTYREMADTLIPYVKKLGYTHIELMPITEHPFDLSWGYQVTGYFAPTSRFGTPQDFKYFIDQCHQQQIGVILDWVPAHFCKDAHGLRMFDGTPLFEHPDMYRAEKRGWGTLTFDFGRTEVQSFLVSNALFWLNEYHIDGLRVDAVHSMTDLNFENHEVHERIFNDEGTTIHKEAVAFLQKLNTEVFKHYPHTLMIAEDSSDMKTVTTPVSSGGLGFNFKWDLGFMHDTLDYMELDPIMRQHHHNYLNFPLVYRYDENFILPFSHDEVVHGKLSMLDKMPGDQWQKFAQYRLLYGYQMTQPGKKLNFMGSEIGMYAEWKDKEQVDWFLLKYPYHQGLQDFVRDMNKLYLKEKPLFELDYETHGFKWIDADDSQQNIASYMRTDRKGNTLIIVLNFSPNVYYDFTVAVDQPGKYKEYFNSDKKNYGGSNQTVSKYLFSESLEVNGFKHAIKGKIPPFGFVIYKKVKERNKSS; from the coding sequence ATGGTAACGGATTTAGATCGCTTTTTATTTCATCAAGGGACTCATTATGCATCCCAGCAGTTTATGGGTGCACATTTCAACAAAGATAAAGGTGAAACAACTTTTACCGTATGGGCACCCAATGCGCGTAATGTGAGTATTGCACTAGATGCGAATGACTGGACCGGTTCTGGATACGAACTTGAGAAAGTACCGGATAGTGGATTATATACAGGTACATTCAATGTAGATATTGGTACAGTCTATAAATATTTAATAGAAACAGAAGAAGGTAAACAAATTTTCAAGGCAGACCCTTATGCACTTTATGCTGAGAAAAGGCCAGCAACAGCATCGATTGTCACAGATATTACTTATGAATGGTCAGACGAAGCATGGCAGAAGAAAAAGATGACGAAATCACCTTATGATCAACCAATCAATATCTATGAAGTGCATCTAGGGACATGGAAGAAACATAATGTCGAGCGCCATGAAGGAGAGTCTATCGATGCGTTTACAGATCGTTCGTACTATACGTATAGAGAGATGGCAGACACTTTAATCCCTTATGTTAAGAAGCTAGGTTATACGCATATTGAACTGATGCCGATTACTGAACATCCTTTCGATTTGTCCTGGGGTTATCAAGTCACTGGTTATTTTGCACCTACAAGCCGATTTGGAACACCTCAGGATTTCAAGTATTTTATCGATCAATGTCATCAGCAGCAGATCGGAGTGATACTGGACTGGGTACCTGCTCATTTTTGTAAGGATGCACATGGTCTTAGAATGTTTGATGGCACGCCTTTATTCGAACATCCCGATATGTACCGTGCAGAGAAGCGTGGATGGGGGACGCTGACATTTGACTTTGGTCGCACAGAAGTCCAGAGTTTTCTCGTGTCAAATGCGTTATTCTGGCTGAATGAATATCATATTGACGGCTTACGTGTGGATGCTGTGCATTCTATGACGGATCTTAATTTTGAGAACCATGAAGTACACGAGCGGATCTTTAATGATGAGGGGACAACGATTCATAAAGAAGCGGTCGCTTTTTTACAGAAGCTGAATACTGAAGTTTTCAAACATTATCCACATACATTGATGATTGCAGAAGACTCTTCAGATATGAAGACGGTCACCACACCAGTTTCTTCTGGGGGTCTTGGATTTAACTTTAAATGGGATCTAGGTTTTATGCATGATACGCTTGATTATATGGAACTCGATCCTATTATGAGACAGCATCACCATAATTATTTAAACTTTCCGCTCGTCTATCGATATGATGAAAACTTTATCTTACCTTTTTCACATGATGAGGTCGTCCATGGTAAACTCAGCATGCTGGACAAGATGCCTGGAGATCAGTGGCAGAAGTTTGCACAGTACCGCCTATTATATGGTTATCAAATGACGCAGCCGGGTAAGAAACTTAACTTTATGGGCAGCGAGATCGGCATGTATGCTGAGTGGAAAGATAAGGAGCAGGTCGATTGGTTTTTGCTTAAATATCCATATCATCAAGGACTGCAGGATTTTGTTCGTGATATGAACAAGCTCTATTTAAAAGAAAAACCGCTATTTGAACTGGACTATGAAACCCATGGGTTTAAGTGGATTGATGCAGATGATAGCCAGCAGAACATTGCAAGTTATATGCGTACAGATCGGAAGGGAAATACTTTAATCATCGTGCTTAATTTCTCGCCGAATGTCTATTATGACTTCACTGTTGCAGTGGATCAGCCAGGTAAATATAAAGAATATTTTAATTCAGATAAAAAGAATTACGGTGGGTCTAATCAGACGGTTAGTAAGTATCTTTTTTCTGAATCACTTGAAGTAAACGGTTTCAAACATGCGATAAAAGGGAAAATACCACCGTTCGGATTTGTGATCTATAAGAAAGTTAAAGAAAGAAATAAATCATCTTAA
- a CDS encoding glucose-1-phosphate adenylyltransferase: MSNEVVGMLLAGGKGTRLGQLTKNIAKPAVPFGGKYRIIDFTLSNLSNSNISTVGVLVQYAPLMLNRHIGLGKPWSLDKQDGGVTVLAPFANQEGASWFEGTADAITKNIHFIDQYDPEYLLILSGDHIYQMDYQQMLEFHKEKQADATISVIEVPIEEASRFGILNTEADLKIYEFDEKPEHPKNNLASMGIYIFNWKVLREYLIADEQDEQSEHDFGNDIIPKMLDDNKLLYAYRFEGYWKDVGTIQSYWEANMDLLEEDLKQLLNSKSWPTYSHEENLPPQYVGNNANIDNSLVCPGSFIFGHVDHSVLFSEVTVGEGAVVQDAIIHPKTVIGKECTIKKAIIMDNIVIPDGVTIDGTNEQEPIVVGPKNIHEFTGGHA; this comes from the coding sequence ATGTCAAATGAAGTTGTTGGAATGTTACTTGCAGGTGGAAAGGGAACGAGATTAGGTCAGCTGACAAAAAATATTGCAAAGCCAGCGGTGCCTTTTGGAGGAAAGTATCGCATCATTGACTTTACATTAAGTAATTTATCGAACTCTAATATATCAACAGTAGGAGTACTTGTTCAGTACGCACCACTTATGCTGAATCGACATATCGGATTAGGAAAACCGTGGTCGCTTGATAAGCAGGATGGTGGCGTTACTGTTCTGGCACCATTTGCAAATCAGGAAGGCGCTTCTTGGTTTGAAGGTACTGCGGATGCGATTACAAAGAATATTCACTTTATCGATCAGTATGATCCGGAATATTTACTGATTCTATCAGGAGATCATATTTACCAGATGGATTATCAGCAGATGCTGGAATTTCATAAGGAAAAGCAGGCTGATGCGACGATTTCTGTAATAGAAGTGCCGATTGAGGAAGCAAGTCGATTTGGAATACTGAATACGGAAGCGGATCTTAAGATTTATGAATTCGACGAAAAACCAGAACATCCAAAGAATAATCTTGCATCGATGGGAATCTATATCTTTAACTGGAAAGTTTTACGTGAATATTTAATCGCAGATGAACAGGATGAGCAATCTGAACACGACTTTGGTAACGATATCATTCCGAAGATGCTGGATGATAACAAACTTCTTTATGCGTATCGTTTCGAAGGTTACTGGAAGGATGTAGGTACAATACAGTCCTATTGGGAAGCGAATATGGATTTATTGGAAGAAGATTTAAAGCAGCTGTTAAACAGCAAGTCATGGCCGACATATTCTCATGAGGAGAACTTGCCACCACAATATGTTGGAAATAATGCTAATATTGATAATTCACTCGTCTGTCCAGGATCGTTTATCTTTGGTCATGTCGATCATTCAGTACTTTTCAGCGAAGTTACTGTTGGTGAAGGCGCTGTCGTCCAGGATGCAATTATCCATCCGAAGACCGTAATCGGTAAAGAATGTACAATCAAAAAAGCAATAATCATGGATAATATTGTGATTCCAGATGGTGTTACAATTGATGGAACAAATGAACAAGAACCAATTGTTGTTGGGCCAAAGAATATTCATGAATTTACAGGAGGTCATGCATAA
- the glgD gene encoding glucose-1-phosphate adenylyltransferase subunit GlgD, translated as MRSLMGLINISNEQDFLEELTYFRNGASVPFAGRYRLIDFSLSNMVSSGADEVAIFVNQKYRSLMDHLENGDNFGLDDRKSRLFVLPPDWHDPSDISRGDLRHFHNNRDFFIRSNATDVIISGSQFIANTDFKDAFKYHIESDADITLIAENVSQLEEMHQPLLRVNNEGSKVTYLNHDTGNPHIFTGTYIIKKDKLFEIMDYCIQNYKDNFFFHGIFERMHELDVTYYDIQEVTMYINSLKTFYKNNLSILDPERYKAIFMKENRIKTKISNQPPTKYIGDCTVHNSTVANGCEIAGHVENSILYRGVCVEPGVTIKNSIIMTNCHIKAGALIENVILDKDVIVNEHQKLIGSQDKPFVVAKRQTI; from the coding sequence ATGCGTTCACTTATGGGATTAATCAATATATCAAATGAACAGGACTTTTTAGAAGAACTCACGTATTTTCGAAATGGTGCGAGCGTGCCGTTTGCAGGAAGATATCGTCTGATAGATTTCAGTCTTTCAAATATGGTGAGTTCAGGCGCTGATGAAGTTGCCATCTTTGTCAATCAGAAGTATCGTTCTTTAATGGACCATCTTGAGAATGGTGATAACTTTGGACTCGACGACCGAAAATCAAGATTATTTGTTCTGCCTCCGGACTGGCATGATCCATCTGATATTTCAAGAGGCGATTTAAGACATTTTCATAATAACCGTGATTTCTTTATTAGAAGTAACGCTACGGATGTGATTATTTCTGGTTCACAGTTTATTGCAAATACAGACTTTAAAGACGCATTCAAATATCATATTGAAAGTGATGCAGACATCACATTGATTGCAGAGAATGTAAGTCAGCTGGAAGAAATGCATCAGCCATTATTACGTGTAAATAATGAAGGGTCAAAAGTAACGTATCTTAATCATGATACAGGAAATCCACATATTTTCACTGGTACTTATATTATTAAGAAGGATAAGTTATTTGAAATAATGGATTACTGTATACAGAATTATAAAGATAATTTCTTCTTTCATGGTATTTTTGAAAGAATGCATGAGCTGGATGTCACATATTATGATATTCAGGAAGTGACAATGTATATCAACTCACTTAAGACATTCTATAAGAATAACTTGAGCATTTTAGACCCTGAACGCTACAAAGCGATATTTATGAAGGAAAATAGAATTAAAACAAAAATCTCTAATCAACCTCCAACAAAATATATAGGGGATTGTACCGTTCATAATTCAACGGTTGCCAATGGATGTGAAATTGCAGGTCATGTAGAAAATAGTATTCTTTACCGTGGTGTATGTGTTGAACCTGGCGTAACGATAAAAAATTCAATCATTATGACAAATTGTCATATTAAAGCCGGCGCTCTAATTGAGAATGTAATATTAGACAAAGACGTCATTGTGAATGAACATCAGAAATTAATCGGGTCACAAGACAAGCCGTTTGTTGTTGCGAAAAGACAAACAATATAA
- a CDS encoding glycogen synthase, with translation MKKILFVASECTPFFKSGGLADVIGSLPQYLNQTGDCEVRVILPLYRDLKPEYKEQLKEEMIFQTQVGWRFQYTRILSLKLNGIIYYFVDNMQYFSRDALYGYDDDGERFVFFSNAVIEFIYRGDYKPDVLHGHDWQAGAAVAICNIKQPVPGIRTVFTIHNIKYQGMLMYDAFDNLFNLDRIHFAGFEWGGMLNLMKAGIFHADKITTVSPSYAEEIKSPYYGEGLEDLLNMRARDLSGIVNGINVKDYNALTDKSIAVNFKSSILKKRENKTILQDTFNLPVSAQTPMYAIITRMVEQKGLHLVMRIMEEFIQNDVQLFIMGNGEAEFENYFNYLQGKYPDKVLFYRGFDEQVSRQIYAASDFFIMPSLFEPCGLSQLIALQYRSIPIVRETGGLKDTVIPFNEVSMEGTGLSFANYNAHELLDRLYASLLIYHDENRYKALIKNITKVNHSWDASAQKYLDIY, from the coding sequence ATGAAAAAGATATTATTTGTAGCTTCAGAATGTACACCTTTCTTTAAGTCTGGAGGGCTGGCTGATGTTATCGGCAGTCTTCCGCAGTATTTAAATCAAACAGGTGACTGTGAAGTACGTGTGATTTTACCACTTTATCGAGACTTAAAACCAGAGTATAAGGAACAGCTTAAAGAAGAGATGATTTTTCAGACACAGGTGGGCTGGCGTTTTCAATATACTCGCATTCTGTCATTAAAACTGAATGGCATCATTTATTATTTCGTTGATAATATGCAGTATTTTAGTCGTGATGCGCTGTATGGTTATGACGATGATGGAGAACGTTTCGTCTTCTTCTCAAATGCGGTAATCGAATTTATCTATCGTGGGGATTATAAACCGGATGTACTTCATGGACATGACTGGCAGGCAGGGGCCGCAGTTGCTATCTGTAATATAAAGCAGCCCGTTCCGGGAATCCGCACAGTGTTCACGATCCATAATATTAAGTATCAGGGTATGCTCATGTACGATGCATTTGACAATCTATTTAACCTCGATCGCATCCATTTCGCTGGTTTCGAGTGGGGTGGCATGCTGAATCTTATGAAAGCAGGTATTTTCCATGCTGATAAGATTACGACAGTATCTCCGAGTTATGCTGAAGAAATTAAGTCTCCTTATTATGGAGAAGGACTCGAAGACTTACTGAATATGCGAGCGCGTGATTTGTCAGGCATTGTTAATGGAATCAACGTCAAAGATTATAATGCACTTACTGATAAGAGCATCGCTGTCAACTTCAAAAGTTCGATACTTAAGAAACGAGAGAACAAGACGATACTTCAGGATACTTTTAATCTACCCGTCTCAGCGCAAACACCGATGTATGCAATTATTACGAGAATGGTAGAACAAAAGGGTCTGCATCTTGTGATGCGTATTATGGAAGAATTTATCCAGAACGATGTACAACTCTTTATCATGGGGAATGGTGAAGCAGAGTTTGAAAACTACTTTAATTATCTGCAAGGGAAGTATCCAGATAAGGTGCTTTTCTATAGAGGGTTTGATGAGCAAGTTTCAAGACAAATCTATGCAGCAAGTGATTTCTTTATCATGCCGTCACTTTTTGAACCATGTGGTTTAAGTCAACTGATTGCACTCCAATATCGCTCAATCCCAATTGTTCGAGAAACTGGTGGTCTGAAGGATACAGTCATTCCGTTCAATGAAGTATCAATGGAAGGTACAGGATTATCCTTTGCAAACTATAATGCACATGAACTATTAGATAGACTTTATGCGTCACTATTGATCTATCATGATGAAAACCGATATAAAGCATTGATTAAGAACATCACAAAGGTCAACCATAGCTGGGATGCTTCAGCACAAAAATATTTAGACATCTATTAA
- a CDS encoding glycogen/starch/alpha-glucan phosphorylase, with protein MKTYTKSEFRKVLETKLTNKRTATLEESTDNDIFYAICSILKDEINQAGLDTKRHNIESKRRQINYLSMEFLIGRLIESNLLNAGLLDVCNEVLTELGRDPKKIYSEENDAGLGNGGLGRLAACFLDSIASLGYMGNGFGIRYRYGLFEQRIVDGTQIELPDNWLQEVYPWETRRIEEAVPVNFGGQVTSEVLEDGNLKFTYSNQETVLAVPYDVGVVGYDNDTVNQLRLWSAELPHDTIDHGDYKNRLEHMQSVERISGFLYPDDSTEEGRFLRLKQQYFLVSSTIQTLIKQFKERYQLPVTQFHEYHCIQINDTHPTFGIPELMRILMDEEGLGWDEAWHIVTHTFAYTNHTIMQEALEKWPVYQVQNVNPRIFMIINEINERFCKDVYERHPEMRDKISDLAVISNDVVHMSKLAIVGSFSVNGVAALHSEIIKDHTFNDFYQLTPEKFNNKTNGITHRRWLMTSNPELTHLISDAIGDNWVKHPQELTQLMRYYNDTSFLDKLSEVKLHNKKVLKDVIYKKTGIEVDEHSVFDVQVKRLHEYKRQLLNLLHIIYLYNEIKRKPSIKIQPRTFIFGAKAAPGYHIAKEVIKLIHAVADVVNNDADVDNRIKVVFLENYNVTLAEDIMPAAEISEQISTASMEASGTGNMKMMMNGAITLGTMDGANVEIAELVGKENIFIFGLSSEEVIHYQLNGGYRAEDIYKTDSRVKTAMDALINEQFGRDFAFNDLYYHVLTNNDPYFLLKDFNAYVDIHLTAMATYQDKKKWNQMSLMNILKSGQFSSDRTIQQYATDIWKLN; from the coding sequence ATGAAAACATATACAAAATCAGAATTTCGAAAAGTATTAGAAACTAAGTTGACGAATAAACGTACTGCAACTTTAGAAGAGTCTACGGATAATGATATATTCTATGCAATATGCTCTATATTAAAAGATGAAATTAATCAGGCAGGACTGGATACGAAGCGCCATAATATTGAATCTAAAAGACGCCAGATTAACTATCTATCGATGGAATTTCTGATTGGAAGATTAATTGAAAGTAACCTATTGAACGCTGGATTATTAGATGTATGTAATGAAGTGCTAACGGAGCTCGGTCGAGATCCTAAGAAAATTTACAGCGAAGAAAATGATGCCGGGCTTGGAAACGGTGGTCTTGGAAGACTCGCTGCCTGTTTCTTAGATTCTATCGCTTCTTTAGGATATATGGGGAACGGTTTTGGCATACGTTATCGTTATGGATTATTCGAACAGCGCATCGTTGATGGCACACAAATTGAATTACCGGATAACTGGTTACAGGAAGTGTATCCTTGGGAGACAAGAAGAATAGAAGAAGCGGTGCCTGTAAATTTCGGAGGTCAAGTTACTTCAGAAGTCCTTGAAGATGGCAATCTTAAATTTACTTATAGTAATCAGGAGACGGTACTTGCAGTGCCTTACGATGTAGGTGTTGTAGGATATGATAATGATACTGTCAATCAGCTCCGTCTTTGGAGTGCTGAACTACCGCATGATACCATCGATCATGGAGATTACAAGAACCGACTTGAGCATATGCAGAGTGTAGAACGTATCTCAGGGTTCTTATATCCTGATGATTCTACTGAAGAAGGTAGATTCTTACGTCTAAAACAACAATATTTCTTAGTATCCTCTACGATTCAGACGTTGATCAAACAATTCAAAGAACGTTATCAGCTGCCCGTGACACAATTCCATGAGTATCATTGTATTCAGATCAATGATACGCATCCTACATTTGGGATTCCGGAACTAATGCGTATTCTGATGGATGAAGAAGGACTTGGGTGGGATGAGGCATGGCACATTGTCACGCATACATTCGCCTATACGAACCATACGATCATGCAGGAAGCTTTAGAGAAATGGCCAGTGTACCAAGTGCAGAACGTCAATCCACGAATCTTTATGATCATCAATGAAATAAATGAACGTTTCTGTAAGGATGTATATGAAAGACATCCAGAAATGCGTGATAAGATTAGTGATCTTGCAGTCATCAGCAACGATGTGGTTCATATGAGCAAGCTTGCGATCGTTGGCTCATTCAGTGTAAACGGTGTGGCAGCACTGCACTCTGAAATTATTAAGGATCATACATTTAATGATTTCTATCAGCTGACGCCTGAGAAGTTTAATAATAAGACGAACGGTATCACACATAGAAGATGGCTGATGACTTCTAACCCAGAACTGACGCATTTAATCAGTGATGCTATAGGCGATAACTGGGTGAAACATCCTCAGGAATTAACACAGTTAATGCGCTATTATAATGACACATCATTTCTTGATAAGCTCTCAGAAGTTAAGCTGCATAATAAGAAAGTATTAAAAGATGTCATTTATAAGAAAACAGGCATTGAAGTAGATGAACATTCTGTATTTGATGTACAGGTGAAACGATTACATGAATATAAACGACAATTATTAAACTTACTGCATATCATTTATCTCTATAATGAAATAAAACGTAAACCGTCTATAAAAATACAGCCGAGAACGTTTATCTTTGGTGCTAAAGCAGCTCCTGGATATCACATTGCAAAAGAAGTTATTAAACTGATTCATGCTGTGGCAGATGTAGTGAACAATGATGCAGATGTTGATAATAGAATAAAAGTTGTATTTCTAGAAAACTATAACGTAACATTAGCGGAAGATATTATGCCGGCAGCAGAAATATCTGAACAGATATCAACAGCATCGATGGAAGCATCTGGGACAGGTAATATGAAGATGATGATGAATGGTGCGATTACACTCGGTACGATGGACGGAGCAAATGTAGAGATCGCTGAGCTTGTAGGTAAGGAGAATATCTTTATCTTTGGATTGAGTTCGGAAGAAGTGATCCATTATCAATTAAATGGTGGCTATAGAGCAGAAGATATCTATAAGACAGATTCACGCGTAAAGACTGCGATGGATGCATTGATCAATGAGCAGTTTGGAAGAGACTTTGCATTCAATGATCTGTATTACCACGTACTGACGAACAACGATCCTTACTTCCTGCTTAAAGACTTTAACGCTTATGTTGATATTCATCTGACTGCGATGGCAACATATCAGGATAAGAAGAAATGGAATCAGATGAGCTTGATGAATATACTGAAATCCGGTCAGTTCTCAAGCGATCGTACAATTCAGCAGTATGCAACGGATATATGGAAATTGAATTAA
- a CDS encoding YfhO family protein — MIYIKNLLNQIRWIFLFLILSIICHAFDIVSLVTKGRIMTGKGDGLAQMIPFQSYLYHKFTNFSFFYNIDFGFGGDVFQSLAYYYTTSPFFYINFIIAFFLDTFTSADLSSSSTWTVLQIIFSIIKLWLIFIVMYRLLIYFKLNVLASLTGTFLYGFSSIYYLYTFTWNFFSDVMFYLPLTILGMERLYRERKAGILVLGITLTLCSNFYFSYYQFIFIFIYFLFRVIVKADTDQLERVDKIKYTVILSLISAGIAAPLLYFGISGFLQNDRSLPKMDIPLFIDYSFHYNVFYNGYYVIVSVLVLFCICSLSLYRLYYFKLCLMFIVIFFIGSWFPYFDSFYNGFSYPQRRWVYQLVFICSIISAIFIHHLKYIKRKELIVGSITVITVLFFSMVAQGIVLIWILFIPVIIIVMFYFHRTHVDNYYYLLVTLILMCHFYMNMEYIKHHINEINPEEEINLDYVRSSEYDSATQRQFIEELKQINGVHNRIDWQVSETVNSPMLQNFAGIKLYSSIFDESIYKFYEKELMIPMQYDSNSYFSGLGNRANLYSLFNVDAAVRLGHSTTVPYGFKYYKDYFEPDMSKVYTAYTNKYQLPRVRVTNNIYESSSLKSPIDKEHAMLSGVVLDGDYTYNQLRRTDDVKYKIDISRRNAQFDGHTINVTEHNGGLTFKSNIKKQDAKTLYFDMTIKLLEPDKYHFISMDDYFIYKQTKHHEYRRPNDRMLIAADNKKRIKLKLPEGKYEFELHHVYPENYEVLRAAHSYEANHEMYTSKGSIFIKLKPHDKGYAVIPMQYKDGMTAYIDGQKTSIERGNYLMTAVKVKSGTRNVVITYRPPYIEFMCLISIVSLIGMFILIRKIKLDAHTKV; from the coding sequence TTGATATATATAAAAAATCTCTTAAACCAAATAAGGTGGATATTCTTATTTTTAATTTTATCTATTATATGTCATGCCTTTGATATCGTCAGTTTAGTGACGAAAGGCAGGATAATGACAGGGAAAGGGGACGGTCTCGCACAGATGATACCGTTTCAGTCCTACTTGTATCATAAGTTTACGAATTTCTCGTTTTTCTACAATATAGATTTTGGCTTCGGAGGAGATGTCTTTCAGTCACTCGCATATTATTATACAACCTCCCCATTCTTTTATATTAACTTTATCATCGCATTTTTTCTGGATACATTCACATCGGCAGATTTATCTTCTTCATCGACTTGGACAGTGTTACAGATCATTTTTTCTATTATTAAGCTATGGCTTATATTTATTGTTATGTATCGTTTGCTTATCTATTTTAAGCTGAACGTTCTCGCAAGTTTAACGGGTACATTTCTTTATGGTTTCTCATCAATTTATTATTTATATACATTTACGTGGAATTTCTTCAGTGACGTAATGTTCTATCTTCCACTGACGATATTGGGGATGGAGCGTTTATACAGAGAACGTAAGGCAGGTATACTGGTTTTAGGAATTACGTTAACATTATGCAGTAATTTTTATTTTAGTTATTATCAATTTATTTTTATTTTCATATACTTTCTTTTCAGAGTAATAGTTAAAGCGGATACAGATCAATTAGAGCGAGTGGATAAGATTAAATACACTGTGATATTATCACTTATTTCTGCTGGTATCGCAGCACCGCTTCTTTATTTTGGAATATCAGGATTTCTTCAGAATGACCGTTCCTTACCGAAGATGGACATACCATTATTTATAGACTATTCATTTCATTACAATGTTTTTTACAATGGTTATTATGTCATTGTATCTGTTCTAGTACTGTTCTGTATCTGTTCACTGAGTTTATACAGATTATACTACTTTAAATTATGTCTTATGTTTATAGTTATTTTCTTTATCGGTTCATGGTTTCCGTATTTTGACAGTTTCTATAACGGTTTTTCATATCCTCAGCGCAGATGGGTATATCAGCTCGTATTTATCTGCAGTATTATCAGTGCGATATTTATACATCACCTGAAATATATAAAGCGGAAAGAATTGATAGTGGGATCCATCACTGTAATAACGGTATTATTCTTTTCAATGGTTGCTCAAGGAATAGTGTTAATATGGATTTTATTTATCCCAGTCATTATTATCGTTATGTTTTATTTTCATCGTACGCACGTCGATAACTATTATTACTTGCTTGTGACATTGATTCTTATGTGTCATTTCTATATGAATATGGAATATATTAAGCATCACATCAATGAAATCAATCCGGAAGAAGAAATCAACTTAGATTATGTGCGTTCAAGTGAATATGATTCTGCGACACAAAGACAATTTATAGAGGAATTAAAGCAGATAAACGGAGTGCATAATCGCATTGACTGGCAAGTATCTGAGACAGTCAATTCTCCGATGCTGCAAAATTTTGCTGGAATAAAACTCTATTCCAGTATATTCGATGAATCAATCTACAAATTCTATGAAAAAGAACTGATGATACCGATGCAATATGATAGTAACAGTTATTTCAGCGGACTTGGAAACAGGGCAAATCTGTATAGTCTCTTTAATGTAGATGCTGCTGTCAGATTAGGGCACAGTACGACTGTTCCGTATGGTTTTAAGTATTACAAAGATTATTTCGAACCTGATATGAGTAAAGTATATACGGCATATACGAATAAATACCAGCTCCCTCGCGTTCGTGTAACAAACAATATATATGAATCATCATCATTGAAATCACCAATCGATAAAGAGCATGCGATGCTAAGCGGTGTCGTCCTGGATGGTGATTATACATACAATCAGCTTAGACGTACCGATGATGTAAAGTATAAAATTGATATTTCGCGTCGCAATGCTCAATTTGATGGTCATACGATTAATGTTACTGAACATAATGGTGGGCTGACATTCAAGAGTAATATAAAAAAGCAAGACGCAAAAACATTATATTTTGATATGACGATTAAACTATTAGAACCAGATAAATATCATTTTATTAGTATGGATGATTATTTCATATACAAGCAGACGAAGCATCACGAATATCGCAGACCGAATGACAGAATGCTGATTGCTGCTGACAATAAGAAGAGGATAAAGCTCAAACTACCTGAAGGAAAGTATGAATTTGAATTACATCATGTATATCCTGAAAATTATGAAGTATTGCGTGCTGCGCATTCATATGAAGCGAATCATGAGATGTATACGAGTAAAGGAAGCATTTTTATAAAGCTTAAACCACATGACAAAGGATATGCCGTGATTCCGATGCAGTATAAGGACGGTATGACTGCTTATATCGATGGTCAGAAGACGTCGATTGAACGTGGCAATTATTTAATGACGGCTGTGAAAGTAAAAAGTGGTACGCGTAATGTAGTGATCACTTACAGACCTCCTTATATTGAATTCATGTGTTTAATCTCAATAGTGAGTCTAATTGGCATGTTCATCTTAATTAGAAAGATAAAATTGGATGCTCATACTAAAGTATGA